The following are from one region of the Hydrogenimonas sp. SS33 genome:
- a CDS encoding leucyl aminopeptidase: MQIEIVNKKRHEIDADAEIVCVIEKNLDHPWVEEKELLQLAGFEGGQDETCFLPEKRRLYVGSDSLHHDDIRSAYAAALRALRKTGAKSVKTGLYLGKCSAQNVKAMAEGMVFGDYDYDAYKSEKAKHPVTRVTIACEDFNGKEIDCGKAAGYVQNAVTVARAVNYTRNIVNTPPDDMTPEILALKAVALAEENGLECIVLDEKGLEAENMGAFLAVSRASDHPPRLVHLSYKPENPRFKVALVGKGLTYDSGGLSLKPSDYMVTMKSDKAGACAVLGILKAVSELGLPIEVHGIIGATENMIGGNAYKPDDVLKAKNGKTIEVRNTDAEGRLVLADCLCYAQEKVAPDYLLDFATLTGACVVALGEYTTGLMGHDRALKHSFSKAATNAGELTGTLPFNRYLKKLLKSDIADVCNISSSRYGGAITAALFLDHFIEKEYKHKWLHLDIAGPAYVEKPWGYNPAGASGAGVRMTVKWFEQTIKQLNREEKHASH; encoded by the coding sequence ATGCAAATCGAAATCGTCAACAAAAAGCGGCATGAGATCGACGCCGACGCGGAGATCGTCTGTGTCATAGAGAAGAATCTGGACCATCCCTGGGTCGAAGAGAAAGAGCTGCTGCAACTGGCGGGCTTCGAGGGGGGACAGGACGAAACCTGCTTCCTTCCCGAAAAACGGCGCCTCTACGTGGGCAGCGACTCGCTCCACCACGACGACATCCGCAGCGCCTACGCCGCCGCCCTCCGCGCCCTGCGAAAAACGGGGGCGAAGAGTGTGAAGACGGGACTCTATCTCGGAAAATGTTCGGCCCAGAACGTCAAAGCGATGGCGGAGGGGATGGTCTTCGGCGACTACGACTACGACGCCTACAAGAGCGAAAAAGCCAAACATCCCGTCACCCGTGTCACCATCGCCTGCGAGGATTTCAACGGCAAAGAGATCGACTGCGGCAAGGCGGCCGGCTACGTTCAAAACGCCGTCACCGTCGCCCGCGCCGTCAACTACACCCGCAATATCGTCAACACCCCGCCGGACGATATGACCCCCGAAATCCTCGCCCTCAAGGCGGTCGCCCTGGCGGAAGAGAACGGCCTGGAGTGCATCGTCCTGGACGAAAAGGGGCTGGAAGCGGAAAACATGGGCGCTTTCCTGGCCGTCAGCCGCGCCAGCGACCACCCGCCCAGACTGGTCCATCTGAGCTACAAGCCCGAAAACCCCAGATTCAAAGTGGCATTGGTGGGCAAGGGGCTCACCTACGACAGCGGTGGGCTGAGCCTCAAACCCTCCGACTACATGGTGACGATGAAATCCGACAAGGCGGGCGCCTGCGCCGTTCTTGGCATTCTCAAAGCGGTCAGCGAACTGGGGCTGCCCATCGAAGTCCACGGCATCATCGGGGCGACGGAAAACATGATCGGCGGCAACGCCTACAAACCCGACGATGTCCTCAAAGCCAAAAACGGCAAAACCATCGAAGTGCGCAACACCGACGCGGAGGGGCGCCTGGTACTGGCCGACTGCCTCTGCTACGCCCAGGAGAAGGTGGCACCCGACTACCTACTCGACTTCGCCACCCTCACCGGCGCCTGCGTCGTGGCGCTGGGCGAATACACCACAGGCCTGATGGGGCACGACCGCGCGCTCAAGCACAGCTTCTCCAAAGCCGCCACCAACGCGGGAGAGCTGACCGGCACGCTGCCGTTTAACCGCTACCTGAAAAAGCTGCTCAAAAGCGACATCGCCGACGTCTGCAACATCAGTTCCTCCCGCTACGGCGGCGCCATCACCGCCGCCCTCTTCCTCGACCACTTCATCGAGAAAGAGTACAAACACAAATGGCTCCACCTCGACATCGCCGGCCCGGCCTACGTGGAGAAACCCTGGGGCTACAACCCCGCCGGCGCCAGCGGTGCAGGCGTGCGCATGACCGTCAAATGGTTCGAACAGACGATCAAACAGCTAAACAGAGAGGAAAAGCACGCTTCGCATTAA
- a CDS encoding DedA family protein, whose amino-acid sequence MEQFLLDALVHYGYIILFIWSIMEGELGLIMAGTMVHTGHMNMPTAILVAGLGGFTGDQIYFWIGRYNKKWIQNYLHKHRRKFALAHLLLKKYGWPVIFVQRYLYGLRTVIPISIGLTRYSAKKFAIINFISAQVWAAITIVLAYIFGEQIIRVLEYAKHHWYFALPLAALFLGGISYMFHRIENNILERRKQRHANRNRQQKAA is encoded by the coding sequence TTGGAACAGTTTCTTCTGGACGCCCTCGTCCATTACGGCTACATCATCCTCTTCATCTGGAGTATCATGGAGGGGGAGCTGGGGCTCATCATGGCCGGGACGATGGTCCATACGGGCCACATGAACATGCCCACCGCCATCCTCGTCGCCGGGCTGGGCGGATTCACGGGAGACCAGATCTACTTCTGGATCGGCCGCTACAACAAAAAGTGGATCCAGAACTACCTCCACAAACACCGCCGCAAATTTGCCCTTGCCCACCTGCTTCTGAAAAAATACGGCTGGCCCGTCATCTTCGTGCAGCGCTACCTCTACGGGCTGCGAACCGTCATTCCCATCAGCATCGGCCTGACACGCTACAGCGCGAAGAAATTCGCCATCATCAACTTTATCAGTGCCCAGGTCTGGGCGGCCATCACGATCGTACTCGCCTACATCTTCGGCGAGCAGATCATCCGGGTGCTCGAATACGCCAAACACCACTGGTATTTCGCCCTGCCCCTGGCCGCCCTCTTCCTGGGGGGCATCAGCTATATGTTCCATCGCATCGAAAACAATATACTCGAGAGGAGAAAGCAACGACATGCAAATCGAAATCGTCAACAAAAAGCGGCATGA
- the ychF gene encoding redox-regulated ATPase YchF: MGLPVGIVGLPNVGKSTTFNALTKAQNAESANYPFCTIEPNKAVVPVPDPRLEELAKIVHPERIQHSTIDFVDIAGLVKGASKGEGLGNQFLSNIRETEMILHMVRCFDDGNITHVEGSVDPLRDIEIIESELIFADIQQLEKKIDRLARQAKTGDKKVRALLEVAQELMKHLEEIKPVSTFEKRDDENFLQLDKELRFLSNKPVIYGANVDEEGLLEDNDYVKAVKKHAEEVGADVIKLCAKIEEELVQLDEEEAKEFLQELGIEESGLDKIIRTAFERLGLISYFTAGVKEVRAWTIHRGWKAPKAASVIHNDFEKGFIRAEVIAYEDFIKYGGEQGAKEAGKMRLEGKDYVVQDGDVMHFRFNV, translated from the coding sequence ATGGGTCTTCCCGTAGGCATCGTCGGCCTGCCCAACGTGGGCAAATCGACCACTTTCAACGCCCTGACCAAAGCGCAGAACGCCGAGTCGGCCAACTACCCTTTCTGCACCATCGAACCCAACAAGGCTGTCGTGCCCGTTCCCGACCCGCGCCTGGAGGAGCTGGCCAAAATCGTCCATCCCGAACGTATCCAGCACAGCACCATCGACTTCGTCGACATCGCCGGGCTGGTCAAAGGGGCCAGCAAGGGCGAGGGGCTGGGCAACCAGTTTTTGAGCAACATCCGCGAAACAGAAATGATTTTGCATATGGTCCGCTGTTTTGATGACGGCAACATCACCCACGTGGAGGGTTCCGTCGACCCCCTGCGGGACATCGAGATCATTGAGAGCGAACTGATCTTCGCCGACATCCAGCAGCTGGAGAAGAAGATCGACCGTCTGGCGCGCCAGGCGAAAACGGGGGACAAGAAGGTCCGTGCCCTGCTGGAAGTCGCCCAGGAGCTCATGAAACATCTTGAGGAGATCAAACCGGTCAGCACCTTCGAAAAGCGTGACGACGAGAACTTCCTGCAGCTCGACAAGGAGCTGCGTTTCCTGAGCAACAAACCCGTCATCTACGGCGCCAACGTGGACGAAGAGGGGCTGCTGGAAGACAACGACTATGTCAAAGCGGTCAAAAAGCATGCCGAAGAGGTGGGTGCGGATGTCATCAAGCTCTGCGCCAAGATAGAGGAGGAGCTGGTGCAGCTCGACGAAGAGGAGGCCAAAGAGTTCCTCCAGGAGCTGGGCATCGAAGAGTCGGGCCTGGACAAGATCATCCGTACCGCGTTCGAGCGCCTGGGGCTCATCAGCTACTTCACCGCCGGCGTCAAGGAGGTGAGGGCCTGGACGATCCACCGGGGATGGAAAGCCCCCAAAGCCGCCAGTGTCATCCACAACGACTTCGAAAAGGGCTTCATCCGCGCCGAAGTGATCGCCTACGAGGATTTCATAAAATACGGTGGCGAACAGGGGGCCAAAGAGGCGGGCAAGATGCGCCTGGAGGGGAAGGATTACGTCGTCCAGGACGGCGACGTCATGCACTTCAGATTCAACGTCTGA